A portion of the Glycine max cultivar Williams 82 chromosome 10, Glycine_max_v4.0, whole genome shotgun sequence genome contains these proteins:
- the LOC102669040 gene encoding uncharacterized protein: MPLSMCQRLGDIEIMPTRMTLQLADCSITRPYGVIEDVLIQVKQLVFPTDLMVMDIEEDPDIPIILGRPFMSMTNCIVDMGKGKLELGVEDQKVSFDLFEAMKHPNDMKACFDLDKVEQEIEIAATAMALHFPLEKALINHVECLTKEEEHEVQTCIKELDGAGENSEGHTGFEELKNGGKIEKPKVELKTLPAHLKYVCLEDNNSKPVIISSLLKKIDED; the protein is encoded by the coding sequence atgcctctctccatgtgccAGCGACTTGGAGACATAGAGATAATGCCCACACGCATGACCCTCCAGTTGGCTGATTGCTCCATTACTAGACCATATGGAGTGATTGAGGATGTGTTAATTCAGGTCAAGCAGCTTGTATTTCCTACAGATTTAATGGTTATGGATATAGAGGAGGATCCTGACATTCCCATAATATTGGGCCGTCCTTTCATGTCCATGACCAATTGTATAGTAGATATGGGGAAAGGAAAGTTAGAATTGGGTGTGGAGGATCAAAAAGTCTCATTTGACTTATTTGAAGCAATGAAGCATCCAAATGATATGAAAGCTTGCTTTGATCTGGACAAGGTAGAACAGGAAATAGAAATAGCTGCTACAGCCATGGCACTGCACTTTCCTTTGGAAAAAGCATTGATTAATCATGTAGAATGTCTTACTAAAGAGGAGGAACATGAAGTGCAAACTTGTATCAAAGAGTTGGATGGTGCAGGAGAAAATTCTGAGGGACATACTGGatttgaagaattgaagaacggtgggaaaatagaaaaaccaaaagtagAGTTGAAGACCTTGCCTGCACATTTGAAGTATGTATGTTTGGAAGACAATAACTCCAAACCTGTAATTATTAGCAGCTTGTTGAAGAAAATAGACGAAGATTAG
- the LOC102668775 gene encoding uncharacterized protein, which translates to MANFKAAGIIPNFYMMLDSLSGMIHTCPFPSSFGNEYILVVVDYVSKWVEAVATPHNDAKTVKVLKQYNVTHKVASPYHPQTNGQAEVSNRELKKILEKTVASTRKYWSIKLNDALWAYRTTFKTLIGLSPFQMVYGKSCHLPVEMEYKAYWALKFLNFDETASREQRRLQLLELEEMRLTAYESSKLYKERVKKYHDKKLLKKDFQPGQQVLLSNSRLKLFLGKLKSKWSGPFTIKKV; encoded by the exons ATGGCCAACTTCAAAGCTGCAGGAATCATCCCAAATTTCTACATGATGCTTGATTCTTTATCTGGGATGATCCACACTT GTCCCTTCCCTTCGTCTTTTGGCAATGAATATATACTAGTGGTTGTTGACTATGTCTCTAAATGGGTTGAAGCAGTGGCTACCCCACATAATGATGCTAAGACTGTG AAGGTTTTGAAGCAATATAATGTGACACACAAAGTAGCATCACCTTatcacccccaaaccaatgggcAAGCAGAAGTATCAAACAGGgaattgaaaaagattttgGAGAAAACTGTAGCTTCTACAAGAAAGTACTGGTCTATCAAATTAAATGATGCTTTATGGGCATACAGAACAACATTCAAGACTCTGATAGGGTTATCTCCATTTCAGATGGTGTATGGAAAGTCTTGTCATTTACCAGTGGAGATGGAATATAAAGCATATTGGGCCTTGaagtttttgaactttgatgaaaCCGCATCCAGAGAACAAAGGAGGCTACAACTTTTGGAGTTGGAAGAGATGAGATTAACTGCTTATGAATCTTCAAAGCTGTATAAAGAAAGGGTTAAAAAGTATCATGATAAAAAGCTGCTTAAGAAGGACTTTCAGCCAGGACAACAGGTGTTGCTTTCCAACTCAAGACTTAAATTGTTCCTTGGAAAGCTTAAATCGAAATGGTCTGGACCATTTACCATCAAGAAAGTCTAA